A part of Paramisgurnus dabryanus chromosome 15, PD_genome_1.1, whole genome shotgun sequence genomic DNA contains:
- the gpr82 gene encoding probable G-protein coupled receptor 82 translates to MTAASKDDDIMSVLNYSNGFSGVDGLHSNKSICTIQPEERHETILPWLYLSLVLVGIPTNGIVLLDLWRSERTPTVIFTLNLVVSDLMSCCSFIFRTAYYKENVKWPLGSSVCNAVEFIMFSCFYINLYCNMCFLLWISINRYATVVKPGCALFWIFKHTQPCWIICFLTWLVITIIVSACMLAKLHITNNLRMTNSTCFDQVVNISYLYTQTFKSVHCLGVAGFFFILCLMLVIYSRLVIHLQQVRGGSLISAGFGPGGGLKVRRKIFASVILFVLCFLPYHVQRIILISSNGRDCQTQFKIKTGTIFVAALSCCLQPVLQLMLRLRCCRAERNARAKPKPDISKSCETPQINTVNLSEHNDEGKTENPRNKERQLSNQSTQ, encoded by the exons ATGACTGCAGCGTCTAAAGACGACGACATCATGTCTGTGCTAAATTATAGTAACGGTTTCTCAGGAGTCGATGGTTTACACAGTAACAAAAG CATATGCACGATACAACCCGAAGAAAGACATGAAACCATCTTGCCCTGGCTCTATCTCTCTTTGGTTCTCGTGGGCATTCCGACCAATGGCATAGTTTTGCTGGACCTTTGGAGATCAGAGAGGACGCCCACTGTCATCTTCACTTTAAACCTCGTTGTGTCAGACCTGATGTCCTgctgcagttttattttcagaACAGCGTATTATAAAGAGAATGTAAAATGGCCGTTGGGATCTTCAGTCTGCAACGCAGTAGAGTTCATCATGTTCTCCTGCTTCTACATTAACCTCTATTGCAACATGTGCTTTCTTCTGTGGATCAGCATCAATCGCTATGCCACTGTGGTCAAACCAGGCTGTGCCTTATTTTGGATCTTTAAACATACGCAGCCTTGTTGGATCATTTGCTTTTTGACCTGGTTGGTTATAACCATAATTGTCAGTGCTTGCATGCTGGCTAAACTACACATCACAAATAACCTTCGAATGACAAACAGTACTTGCTTTGACCAGGTTGTCAACATTTCCTATCTATACACGCAAACATTTAAATCGGTCCACTGCCTAGGTGTTGCAGGATTCTTTTTCATTTTGTGCCTGATGTTGGTCATTTACAGCCGGCTGGTCATTCACTTGCAGCAGGTGAGGGGAGGAAGTCTGATTAGTGCTGGATTTGGGCCTGGGGGTGGTCTGAAGGTTCGAAGGAAGATTTTTGCTTCTGTCATATTGTTTGTGCTTTGCTTCTTACCATATCATGTACAGAGGATTATTCTAATAAGTTCTAACGGTAGAGACTGTCAAACACAATTTAAGATTAAAACGGGCACCATTTTTGTAGCAGCTCTCAGCTGCTGCCTACAACCTGTCCTGCAACTGATGTTGCGTTTACGCTGCTGTCGAGCCGAGCGCAATGCCAGGGCCAAACCCAAACCTGATATCTCCAAAAGTTGTGAAACACCTCAAATAAATACCGTTAACCTATCAGAACACAATGATGAAGGCAAAACTGAAAATCCGAGGAACAAAGAGAGACAATTAAGCAACCAATCGACACAATGA
- the LOC135733065 gene encoding probable G-protein coupled receptor 34, which yields MESNNTLVFTNASLGSTPQNLQINEECKMDNTSLKVPLAIFYALFFLFGLIGNLLALWVFVRVHSKKNSIRIFLINLALADLLLVICLPFRVAYHSNNNSWVLPPVFCRIVGNVFYGNMYISIILLGLISIDRYLKFQRASCRRLFLQSRWSVILCCVVWVLACAPMVALISKAPENNESQKCFEYKKLNKSKWKAYFNIFIVVMFWVVFAGLVISYGKIGMKLITASREKPDFPNAARYNKTALKSFFVLFLFTLCFVPYHFIRIFYIMSQMAPDTSCDWMNFMDKSNEIALLLSALNSCLDPVMYFLLCGSIRKVMLKIICNGFCMQSIGLLFSSTESTNEQPKNNAVEPVISPVIDCDYSNSSENTKSFCNLTAESIRSC from the coding sequence ATGGAGAGCAACAATACCCTAGTGTTCACAAATGCATCATTAGGAAGCACTCCACAAAATCTCCAAATAAATGAAGAATGCAAAATGGATAACACAAGCTTAAAGGTGCCACTGGCTATTTTTTATGCGTTGTTCTTCCTTTTTGGATTGATTGGAAATCTGTTGGCTCTCTGGGTGTTTGTGAGAGTGCATTCAAAGAAGAACTCCATTCGCATTTTCCTCATTAACTTGGCTCTGGCTGACTTACTCCTGGTGATCTGCCTGCCTTTCCGGGTGGCGTATCATTCAAACAACAACAGCTGGGTGCTTCCACCAGTCTTTTGCAGGATAGTGGGCAACGTCTTTTACGGCAACATGTACATCAGTATAATTTTACTAGGCCTTATTAGTATAGACCGCTACTTAAAATTCCAAAGGGCTTCATGCAGGCGGCTCTTCCTCCAGAGCAGGTGGAGTGTGATTCTCTGCTGCGTCGTCTGGGTTCTGGCTTGTGCCCCAATGGTGGCACTGATCTCCAAGGCTCCGGAGAACAATGAGTCCCAAAAGTGCTTTGAATACAAAAAACTGAACAAATCCAAATGGAAAGCTTACTTTAACATTTTCATCGTGGTTATGTTTTGGGTGGTCTTTGCCGGTTTGGTCATCTCCTACGGAAAGATTGGAATGAAGCTTATTACAGCTTCCCGAGAGAAACCGGATTTTCCAAACGCAGCCAGGTACAACAAAACGGCACTGAAGTCCTTTTTTGTGCTTTTCCTGTTCACACTGTGTTTTGTGCCGTATCATTTTATTAGGATTTTTTATATCATGTCACAGATGGCACCTGACACTTCCTGTGACTGGATGAACTTTATGGATAAATCAAATGAAATCGCTTTGCTACTGTCTGCTCTCAACAGCTGTCTGGATCCAGTTATGTACTTTCTGCTGTGTGGTTCTATAAGGAAAGTGATGCTTAAAATCATCTGTAATGGTTTTTGCATGCAAAGCATTGGATTATTATTTAGCTCTACTGAATCTACAAATGAACAGCCGAAGAACAATGCAGTTGAGCCTGTAATATCACCGGTGATAGACTGTGATTATAGTAACAGCTCTGAAAACACAAAAAGTTTTTGTAACCTTACAGCAGAGTCGATCAGATCATGTTAG